A window of Candidatus Cloacimonadaceae bacterium genomic DNA:
GTCGTATCCTTATGCATCCGTATTTGTGTTAATACAGGGTAATGGCATCCTTGCTCCAGATAGAGTATCCAATACAACTTGCAAGGAGATACGATGGAAGCCACGCTGCTGAAAAGGATCAAAGAACAACTGGTCAGACATGAAGGTTTGAGACTCAAGCCATACCGCTGTACGGCAGGTAAATTGACCATCGGTATTGGCCGTAATCTCGATGACTGTGGTATCTCCCAGAAAGAAGCCTTTGTCCTGCTTGAGAATGACATTCTGCGTTGTGAGAGAGAACTTTTATCTGAGATTCCAGGTATCTACTCCGGGCTGAATGAAACCCGCAAATCAGTGCTTTTGAACATGTGCTTCAATCTAGGGATTACCAGTCTGCTTGGCTTCAAGAATACCCTGACATTCATTAGTTCTGGTGATTTCGAGAGAGCTGCTAATAACATGTTGGCATCGAAGTGGGCGAAGCAAGTCGGTTGTAGATCGATTGAACTATCCGAACTGATGAGGAAAGGCTAATGCCGGCAGCTCTGCCAGTTCCCATTCTTGAAATGCTCTCTGTTTTAAATCTGCCAGCAGAATTGGAAGCTAATCCGATATTCAAAGGGCATCGGGGTCTAGTTCTGGAGACTATCAAAGGAGTGGTGTTAAGTAGATACTACGGCTCTGCTTTTAATCCAAGCATGGGCGATGATGATCCTCTCTCTGTTGCTTTTCGTTTTGCCTATTGCTTTTACATGCTGCATTCCACTTGCGAGTTCCTCAATTTAAAGACTTTGGGCGAGGGAATCGTCAAGACCGTAGGATTAGACCAATCAGCTACTGAGCTGCTCACAGGTGTGGAAATCGATGCCTTTAAGTCCAAGCTTGAGTTAAGAGCGCTGACTGCTTTGTCAGCCTACCTGAACGATGCCGGAAAAGAAAGACTGAGCATTATAGTGCCAAGACCTCCCCGGGTAATCAGGGTCGGAGTCATCTGATGCCTGACAGAGTGTTTGAGTCACCGGATGAACTGATGATTGAGATCTACCGGGCTATCTATGCTGCCTTGGAAAGCAGACTGCATCTAATCGGTTCTGTGATTGATGCCGATTCCCGCAAAGAGATGCTGGCACAACAGATTTACGATAAGGGCGACTTCTATGGTAATACCGGCTATTTAGTCGAGACTCAGTCTTCCGGAATGACGCTCAGGATCGGTTCCAATGTCAAACATGAGCCTTTTGTTTTGGGCGGTAAGGTGCCTTCCTGGACTCCCATAGCCCCATTAATCGGTTGGGTCGAACGCAAGCACCTATCTTGGACTGACAAGGAGACAGGTATTCTGCTGACCATCGCTGAGATCGCATATCTCATTCGGGGCAAAATCAAAAGGGAAGGCACCCAAGCCCGTAATGTCTTTGCAGAAGTAATCACCAATCGTGAGCAATGGATATACCAGCAGTTCAACTCCATCGAGGTCAGGTTATGACTAATTTGGAAAGGTTTTTATCACAGCGGGATACAATAGTCCAATCATTGCAGCCTTGTGTTCCGACCATCATGTTCAACAAAGATAGCATTCCAAAGAACCTGCCCTGCGCTATTATCATTCTGGATGCCGAAGATGGTATCAAACCCACTTCCAAACAGTTTACTTCCACCGATATCGCCTGGACTGTCTATCTGATTGTCAATGCCCAGAACGTGGATGATCCTGATCTGGCACTGTATAATCTCAAAGAGGAGTTCAGAGAGAACTATCTCAAGTTTTCCAATAGAGATATCCCACATATTGAGTATTACACATCCCGAATAGACGGCACTCGTCTGGTTAGAATAGCCAAGATTGACCTACTGAAGAGTGGTTCAGGAGCGGCATCATGAAAGTAATGCGTTTGGGTAATCACAATGTGGGTATCAGTTCTGCCACTGAGCTGTTGGAAAGCAAATATAAGCCTGAACCTGTCGATTTAGCAGTTCTGAAGCGAGTCGGCAAGCGGCTCATCTCAAAAGAAGCTGAGTCCAAGAAGGTAGTGTCTCAGCCCTATTCCATGAGTAAATTACTGGCACTGTTAGATACAGATGAGTACCATTCCGGCTGTGTGGATGCCATCACGATGGCAACCGTCATGCAGTTTGAGTGCAAGAACAGTAATGTCACCAAGTGGATGGAGACTGCCGAGTTCCCTGCCTGTGAAGATCAGACCACTATCTTAGGCGAGCTTATCAAGTTCTATATCGCCTGTGGGAATGGTTTCCTGATCAAGTTGCGTAATGCCCAAGGACAGTGGATGGGTTTGGAAAGGATGCTGCCCACAGAAGTGCAAATAGTCGAGAACTATGACGAGTTCGGCTTCTTTCGACCTAACTTTATCCAGACCAAGAACAACCAGAAACAGGACTTTGCCTATGCCGATATCATCCACATCAAGAAGAGTACCCATAAGTCCAATGCCTGGGGTCTATCCTGCCTACCCATAGCCATTAATGTCGAGATATTATCCGAGATCAAGACTTTTGACTATAACAACTTCCTGAACGGTCTGATGATCGATTACTTCGTCATTGTCGAAGGTGGTACGCTGCGTGACGGCACTGTCACCGATGAGCAGGGCAATGAAGTGCTGACAGATGCCTATACCGAGATTGAGAAAGCCCTGATTGAGGTTAAAGGCAATGCCAAAAGCCATTCCACTGTTTTGATCGAAAGTGAAAGCAAGGACGTTAAGATACGTCTTGAGCCTCTGCGTCAGCAGGACAGAGAAGGTGGCTTTCTTAGCCTAAAGAAGGACTTGAGAGAAGGCATCTTCGCTTATCACCGGGTCCCTGCCAGGGTTGTGTCCCAGCTTATCCCAGGACAACTTGGTGGGGATAATAAGAGCGATATGCTAATGTTCTACCATTTCGTGATCAAACCACTGCAGCAACGTCTGGCTCTCACCCTGTCTATCGAGTTCAACTATGAGTTCAACTTCGGTAATCTCACAGAAGCTCTACAATCTGCAGATGAGCAACTCTTTATGCAGAACCGTAATCTGTAGGCTTCGGAGCAAGTAAATCATGATAACAACCAACAGATTTTTCAACCAATAACCTATCACAACACCAAAGGAGGTACTGTGAATCTATTCGGAAACAAAAGCAGAATCGTTCAAAAAGGCGAACTGCGGAATGTGGAAGTCGAGCTGGTCTCGCTGCTCTTTGATGAGATGAATCCAGCTAATCAGAAGGGCTTCGTAGTCAAAAATGCAAGCGGTAAAAGCTTTGAGCACAAGATCAACTCTGCTAAGTTCAAAAGTGAAACAAGCGGCACTCAGGGAAGGCTTTATGTCACTCTGATGGAACCCAACATCCACGACTCCCAAGGCGACTATTACACCAAAGAAGAGATACAGAAATCCTGTGATCACTTTGCCAAGCACGGACTGGTCGGTAAATGCGATGTAAACCACAACATGCAGCCGGTTCCGGAGATTACTGTAGTGGAGAACTACATCCTCAAGACCACTGACAAAGAGCATTTTCCCGATGCTAAAGTGGGTGCCTGGGTACAAGTACTCAAGTGCGAAAATCTGCAGAGTGAACTCTGGCAGAAGGTCGAGAAAGGCGAGTTCAATGGTGTCTCCATCTATGGCAGAGCTGATGACTACAGCGGTACCGAAGCAAGCTTGACAGAGATCAAGAACGAACTCGGCAGCCTACGTAAGGTAGCGGAACTGAACAACAACAGCGAGATGCAGAAGGGCATAGCTGCCATTACAGAACGGATAACCGAACTCGAAAAGAGCAGCGGTACCGTTATCGTTTCTGAAGCCATCAAGAGCATTGAGAAAAGCCTGAAAGACCTGTCGGTCACCATGAGCAGAGCGATCTCCAAAAGCATACCCGGAGAGCCGGATGTAAACCTGCAAAATGTCGATAAGGAAGTCATGATCGATGGCAATAAAGTCATCGTCAAGGCAAGCCACCGCGAAATCTACAAAGGCATCGCCGATGTCGATTCCGGCAAGGCAATGAACATTCTGACCGCCAACACTACTTCGCTGTTTATTGATGAAGTGGTTGGCAGTCAACCGGGTGATACTCTTTCAGATATCTCTGTAATACCGCTGCTGAAAGATGAGAAGATAGACGTCGGGCTGATTGATGACCTGGTCTTCAAGAACAGCCTGGATGGTGCTTTGACGGCTCAGGGAGTCTCCACTGCCGATCTGTCCGTTCCTACCGGCATCCTCAATGCCGAGTTCACCTTGGGCAGGGATGTGGTCGAGTTCTACAAGGATAAGTATGGAGAGCAAGCCTTCGGTGCTTATGTGGAACAGCATATCGCCAAGAAGACCGAGAAAGCCATGCGACTGCTCCTATTCAAAGGCGACAGAGCCAGTGGGACAGATAAGCTCAAAGCCTTGAATGGCATCATTAAACTCGCCACTGCAGCCAGTGACGTGACTGATATCGACTCTTCGGTGCAGGTCACCTATGCCGAACGCTTCGAAGCTGCTCTGCTTGCCTTTGGTGATGAGATGTTAGAGGAGCAGGAGAGCTTCAAGTTCTATGTCTCACAGAAAGACCTCATCCGTATCCGCAGCGAACTGTCCAAACGTCAAACCGGAGTGGGCGACCGCTTGCTGTTAGAAGGCGGCAATGTCTCCTTCGCCGGTATCCCGGTCAAAGCACGCTTGATGCCTGATAACTACATCGTAGCCGGACTGACTAAGTTCATCATCATCGGCTACAGAACAGATGCCGAACTCAAAGTGGAACATCACGGTGCCGACTGGAAGTACCACTGGTACATCCGTATCCGTCCCGGTATCACCTACATCCCCAACTTCATCAAAATCTTCAAAGTCATCTAAAGGAGGAACACTGTGAAGAACAAGGCTATCTTAACCATTATCCTGTTAACAGTCCTAATCGGACTGATCGGCAGCCTGTCCGCTCAAATCACCCTGCCGGTTGACGGCAGGAAAATACCTATCCAGTTAAGCAAGAGCTTCAGTTGCTTGGCTTACAGTCCCGGTGCCGACACCCTCTGGAGAGCAATCACAGTGCCTGCAGGAACTGTAGAAGTGCTGCTTACTCCTGCTACAGGTGGGATAGGACTCCGAGCCGATAACAGCACTGCTAATAACAACTATGCCACGATCCCGGTCGGTGTGCCCACACGTATTCCCGTCATAACTCAAAGGACTATCTATATCCGCAGAGCCGTAGCGGGAACTGCCAGTGTGGCGCATCTCATCTTTTACAAAATGTAACCATAAGGAGTATCTATGGACTTTATCATCAACAACCAAGCCTTCATCTTAGGACTGCTCACCACCCTCTTAGTCTGGATCATCTTTCGGGTATCGGGCAGGACCTTGGATAAGACCAAGATCAATGCTGCTCTGGCGATCATTCTCGATATCATCCAGGATATCAAGATCAATCCTGCTACCAAAAACCTGGATGACTATGCCAAGAAGCAGTTGGCAGTGGAACGGGCTACTAAGACCCTCCCGGTATCACAGACCAACATTGTGATGAAGGTCTTCGGCACGGTCGGCGGAGCAATCGAGTATGTCTTCCACAACCGCAAATGGCTGTTCTCCTTGGGCAGGGCGATTAAGGGAGTATTCTGATGCCACCCTTAACCGTACCAACCTATCCGAGCGGAACGACATCCGCCGACTTGCTCTATTCTGCCCTGATCGACACCTACGTAGCAGATGACATCTTCTATGGTTTAGGGAACTACACTGCTGCGGAAGTCGGTACTAAGTTCGCCACGAAAACAAGTATGGCAACCGAGCTGAGTACCAACCTGAAGCAGCTTGGTGAACTCGCCGAAAAGCCCGGTAAGACCGACAGCAAGATTACCAAGCTCAAGACCCGCAACTTCCTGCTCCCCGGCAAGCGCACCAATACCGTAGAGTTTGCCA
This region includes:
- a CDS encoding lysozyme, whose protein sequence is MEATLLKRIKEQLVRHEGLRLKPYRCTAGKLTIGIGRNLDDCGISQKEAFVLLENDILRCERELLSEIPGIYSGLNETRKSVLLNMCFNLGITSLLGFKNTLTFISSGDFERAANNMLASKWAKQVGCRSIELSELMRKG
- a CDS encoding phage portal protein translates to MKVMRLGNHNVGISSATELLESKYKPEPVDLAVLKRVGKRLISKEAESKKVVSQPYSMSKLLALLDTDEYHSGCVDAITMATVMQFECKNSNVTKWMETAEFPACEDQTTILGELIKFYIACGNGFLIKLRNAQGQWMGLERMLPTEVQIVENYDEFGFFRPNFIQTKNNQKQDFAYADIIHIKKSTHKSNAWGLSCLPIAINVEILSEIKTFDYNNFLNGLMIDYFVIVEGGTLRDGTVTDEQGNEVLTDAYTEIEKALIEVKGNAKSHSTVLIESESKDVKIRLEPLRQQDREGGFLSLKKDLREGIFAYHRVPARVVSQLIPGQLGGDNKSDMLMFYHFVIKPLQQRLALTLSIEFNYEFNFGNLTEALQSADEQLFMQNRNL
- a CDS encoding XkdF-like putative serine protease domain-containing protein, coding for MNLFGNKSRIVQKGELRNVEVELVSLLFDEMNPANQKGFVVKNASGKSFEHKINSAKFKSETSGTQGRLYVTLMEPNIHDSQGDYYTKEEIQKSCDHFAKHGLVGKCDVNHNMQPVPEITVVENYILKTTDKEHFPDAKVGAWVQVLKCENLQSELWQKVEKGEFNGVSIYGRADDYSGTEASLTEIKNELGSLRKVAELNNNSEMQKGIAAITERITELEKSSGTVIVSEAIKSIEKSLKDLSVTMSRAISKSIPGEPDVNLQNVDKEVMIDGNKVIVKASHREIYKGIADVDSGKAMNILTANTTSLFIDEVVGSQPGDTLSDISVIPLLKDEKIDVGLIDDLVFKNSLDGALTAQGVSTADLSVPTGILNAEFTLGRDVVEFYKDKYGEQAFGAYVEQHIAKKTEKAMRLLLFKGDRASGTDKLKALNGIIKLATAASDVTDIDSSVQVTYAERFEAALLAFGDEMLEEQESFKFYVSQKDLIRIRSELSKRQTGVGDRLLLEGGNVSFAGIPVKARLMPDNYIVAGLTKFIIIGYRTDAELKVEHHGADWKYHWYIRIRPGITYIPNFIKIFKVI